The following are encoded together in the Heliangelus exortis chromosome 15, bHelExo1.hap1, whole genome shotgun sequence genome:
- the SMIM3 gene encoding small integral membrane protein 3 isoform X1, with translation MEMTKLCFLLEMFSELSSPASCRLPAGVFGEILTRFGFPSCPGPRRMDHYHPTNPAALPKHILDIWVIVLIILATILIMTALVLCPATAVIIYRVWTHPTRNGIV, from the exons ATGGAGATGACCAAGCTCTGCTTCTTGCTGGAAATGTTCTCTGAGctcagcagccctgccagctgccGCCTCCCTGCTGGGGTTTTTGGGGAGATTCTCACTcgttttggttttccttcttgcCCTGGGCCTCGTAG GATGGATCACTATCATCCCACAAATCCTGCCGCCCTGCCCAAGCACATCCTGGACATCTGGGTCATTGTCTTGATCATCCTGGCCACCATCCTCATCATGACAGCCCTGGTGCTCTGCCCAGCCACTGCTGTCATCATCTACCGGGTATGGACCCACCCCACGCGCAATGGCATCGTGTGA
- the SMIM3 gene encoding small integral membrane protein 3 isoform X2: MGPEPGSRMDHYHPTNPAALPKHILDIWVIVLIILATILIMTALVLCPATAVIIYRVWTHPTRNGIV; encoded by the exons ATGGGACCGGAGCCGGGCAGCAG GATGGATCACTATCATCCCACAAATCCTGCCGCCCTGCCCAAGCACATCCTGGACATCTGGGTCATTGTCTTGATCATCCTGGCCACCATCCTCATCATGACAGCCCTGGTGCTCTGCCCAGCCACTGCTGTCATCATCTACCGGGTATGGACCCACCCCACGCGCAATGGCATCGTGTGA
- the SMIM3 gene encoding small integral membrane protein 3 isoform X3 — protein MTHAMDHYHPTNPAALPKHILDIWVIVLIILATILIMTALVLCPATAVIIYRVWTHPTRNGIV, from the exons ATGACCCACGC GATGGATCACTATCATCCCACAAATCCTGCCGCCCTGCCCAAGCACATCCTGGACATCTGGGTCATTGTCTTGATCATCCTGGCCACCATCCTCATCATGACAGCCCTGGTGCTCTGCCCAGCCACTGCTGTCATCATCTACCGGGTATGGACCCACCCCACGCGCAATGGCATCGTGTGA
- the GPX3 gene encoding glutathione peroxidase 3: MGGWSRSAWILPLFLAGLVQPGQSQEKEKVKCYDSVQGTIYDYGALTLDGDEYIPFKNYAGKMVLFVNVATYUGLTLQYVELNALQNELGPYGLVVLGFPSNQFGKQEPGQNSEILPALKYVRPGGGFVPNFQLFQKGDVNGAKEQKVYTFLKNSCPPVAEEFGHSKNLFWEPLRNHDIKWNFEKFLVGPDGVPVMRWYHRANIAVVKNDIITYMRETRGMQVPDPEEAAPPA, translated from the exons ATGGGGGGCTGGTCTCGCAGTGCCTGGATTTTGCCCCTTTTTTTGGCTGGGCTCGTCCAGCcggggcagagccaggagaaggaaaag GTGAAATGCTACGACTCAGTGCAGGGCACCATCTACGACTATGGGGCTCTAACCCTGGATGGGGACGAGTACATCCCCTTCAAGAATTATGCAGGGAAGATGGTGCTCTTCGTCAACGTGGCCACCTACTGAGGCCTCACCCTGCAGTATGTGG AACTGAATGCACTACAAAATGAGCTGGGGCCCTATGGGCTTGTTGTCCTGGGCTTCCCCTCTAACCAATTTGGGAAGCAGGAACCTGGCCAGAACTCCGAGATCCTCCCTGCGCTCAA GTATGTCCGTCCAGGGGGTGGATTTGTTCCCAACTTCCAGCTCTTCCAGAAAGGGGACGTGAATGGTGCCAAGGAGCAGAAAGTCTACACCTTCCTGAAG AACTCCTGTCCCCCAGTGGCAGAGGAGTTTGGGCACTCCAAGAACCTCTTCTGGGAGCCTCTGCGGAACCACGACATCAAGTGGAATTTTGAGAAGTTCCTGGTGGGTCCTGATGGTGTGCCTGTCATGCGCTGGTACCACCGTGCCAACATTGCTGTTGTGAAGAACGACATCATCACCTACATGAGGGAAACGCGGGGAATGCAAGTGCCAGACCCTGAAGAGGCAGCACCACCAGCCTAA